From one Flavobacterium sp. N502536 genomic stretch:
- a CDS encoding FKBP-type peptidyl-prolyl cis-trans isomerase yields MNKFKYYFILLLAGISFVSCSKKDDDEVVTVPLRDYATQYKADNDSIVKFLKTNYMTVVNSPGTPEDQDVVIKKIVAGDGNVSIWDQKTYALKTRPVYSNDITYNVYYLVLREGTGSAPTNTDRIVCSYTGTLLSNKVFDTSNNFQKDFNLFPYAPEKTVIEGWSEIFPKFKTGTSSTDANGVITYSGFGAGVMFLPSGLAYYERVSDAIPAYTPIVFSVKLYDLQRMDNESSISPATGDRTIVGDGVPDYLEDINGDGYLYDYNINKTKYPNPPGGLVDDSDGDGISDFLDFDDDGDGFTTRFEITKPAGEVGIVNGINYGVSKYYPWEPLVDNPLTPNVDETEPRGIPRRPTGALADPGKPESYTNSRKYIEADYTDKPRLKIHLDKTYPYKQN; encoded by the coding sequence ATGAATAAATTTAAATATTATTTTATTTTATTGCTTGCGGGTATTTCGTTCGTTTCTTGTAGTAAAAAGGATGATGATGAGGTGGTGACGGTTCCGTTAAGAGATTATGCAACGCAATATAAAGCTGATAATGATTCTATTGTCAAATTTTTAAAGACCAATTATATGACGGTTGTCAACAGTCCTGGAACTCCGGAAGATCAGGATGTGGTGATCAAAAAAATAGTTGCCGGTGACGGAAATGTTTCGATTTGGGATCAAAAAACCTATGCTTTAAAAACAAGACCGGTCTATAGTAATGACATCACTTATAATGTGTATTATTTGGTTTTAAGAGAAGGAACTGGAAGTGCGCCAACCAATACAGATCGAATTGTGTGTTCTTATACAGGGACTTTGTTGAGTAATAAGGTTTTTGATACTTCGAATAATTTCCAGAAAGATTTTAATTTGTTTCCATATGCCCCTGAGAAGACAGTGATCGAAGGTTGGTCGGAGATTTTTCCAAAGTTTAAGACGGGTACTTCAAGTACAGATGCTAATGGAGTTATTACCTATAGTGGTTTTGGAGCAGGAGTTATGTTTTTGCCTTCAGGACTGGCTTATTACGAGAGAGTTAGTGACGCTATTCCGGCTTACACTCCTATCGTTTTTAGTGTTAAATTATACGATCTTCAAAGAATGGATAATGAGTCTAGTATTTCTCCGGCTACAGGTGACAGAACTATAGTAGGTGATGGTGTTCCTGATTATTTAGAAGATATTAATGGAGACGGCTATTTGTACGATTACAATATTAACAAAACAAAATACCCAAATCCACCGGGTGGATTAGTAGATGATTCGGATGGTGACGGAATTTCTGATTTCCTTGATTTTGACGATGATGGAGATGGTTTTACAACCCGATTTGAGATTACAAAACCTGCGGGTGAAGTAGGTATCGTAAATGGTATTAATTATGGTGTAAGTAAATATTATCCTTGGGAGCCGCTTGTAGACAATCCGTTAACTCCTAACGTAGATGAAACCGAGCCAAGAGGTATTCCGAGAAGACCAACTGGAGCGCTTGCAGATCCTGGTAAACCGGAATCGTATACCAATTCAAGAAAATACATAGAAGCGGATTATACAGATAAACCAAGATTAAAAATTCATTTGGATAAAACGTATCCTTATAAGCAGAATTAA
- a CDS encoding RNA-binding S4 domain-containing protein, whose amino-acid sequence MRIDKYLWCVRYYKTRNMVTEACKKNHITVNGQVAKPSKEVFPTDRITFRKDQITQIITVLDIPENRVGAKLVDIYRKNETPPEAYAHLELLKLSKEHYRKSGTGRPTKKDRRDIDEYGNEIFDEEEEV is encoded by the coding sequence ATGAGAATAGACAAATACCTCTGGTGCGTGCGATATTACAAGACCAGAAACATGGTTACGGAAGCCTGCAAAAAAAACCATATCACTGTAAATGGACAAGTTGCAAAGCCATCCAAAGAGGTTTTTCCTACTGACAGAATCACCTTTAGAAAAGATCAGATTACACAAATTATAACCGTGCTCGACATTCCTGAAAACCGTGTTGGCGCAAAACTGGTTGACATTTATCGAAAAAACGAAACTCCTCCTGAAGCTTATGCGCATCTGGAATTGCTAAAACTATCCAAAGAACACTATCGCAAAAGCGGTACCGGGCGACCTACCAAAAAAGACCGTCGTGATATTGACGAATACGGCAATGAGATTTTTGACGAGGAAGAGGAAGTTTAA
- a CDS encoding phosphoribosyltransferase domain-containing protein, which produces MSKNIILTNQEIEHKIKRIAYQIYETFVDEDEVVIAGIASNGSVFAQKLASALASISTLKVSLCEVKVDKQNPQLPITTSLTKEEYENKGLVLVDDVLNSGTTLIYAVRHFLDVPLKKFKTAVLVDRNHKKYPVKADFKGISLSTSLLEHVQVVFDENGDNYAFLS; this is translated from the coding sequence ATGAGCAAAAACATCATCTTAACCAATCAGGAAATCGAACACAAAATAAAACGTATCGCTTATCAGATATATGAAACTTTTGTTGATGAAGACGAAGTTGTAATTGCCGGAATCGCTTCAAACGGTTCTGTTTTTGCTCAAAAGCTTGCTTCGGCCTTAGCCAGTATTTCAACACTTAAAGTTTCTCTTTGCGAAGTTAAAGTTGACAAACAAAATCCGCAGTTGCCTATCACTACGTCATTAACCAAAGAAGAGTACGAGAACAAAGGCTTGGTACTGGTTGACGATGTCTTAAATTCGGGCACTACTTTAATATATGCTGTTCGTCATTTCTTAGACGTTCCGCTTAAAAAATTCAAAACAGCAGTGCTGGTAGACAGAAACCACAAAAAGTATCCTGTAAAAGCTGATTTTAAAGGAATCTCTCTGTCCACTTCTTTACTAGAGCATGTGCAGGTCGTTTTTGATGAAAACGGCGACAACTATGCCTTCTTAAGCTAA
- a CDS encoding shikimate kinase produces MKKIVLLGYMGCGKSTIAQNMSKITNIPFLDLDKCIENRVNLSINEIFEQHGEIYFRKLEHEMFVELLQSSENSIIGLGGGTPCYANNHELLKGDGVVSIYLKASIETLYGRLIHNKSKRPLIADMNEEEMKEFIAKHLFDRSYYYNQAQYKVTVDDKTVEETVQDILAILA; encoded by the coding sequence ATGAAAAAAATCGTATTGTTAGGATATATGGGTTGCGGGAAGTCAACGATTGCCCAAAATATGTCAAAAATTACAAATATTCCGTTTCTGGATTTAGACAAATGTATCGAAAATAGAGTCAATTTATCCATAAATGAGATTTTCGAGCAGCATGGGGAGATTTATTTTAGAAAATTAGAACACGAAATGTTTGTAGAATTGCTCCAGTCTTCCGAAAATAGTATTATAGGTTTAGGCGGAGGGACACCTTGTTATGCCAATAACCATGAATTGCTAAAAGGTGATGGTGTGGTTTCTATATATTTAAAGGCTTCGATAGAGACTTTGTACGGAAGATTGATTCATAATAAAAGCAAACGCCCGTTAATTGCGGATATGAATGAAGAGGAAATGAAAGAGTTTATCGCGAAACATTTATTCGACAGAAGCTATTATTACAACCAGGCACAATATAAAGTTACAGTTGATGATAAGACTGTCGAAGAAACGGTTCAGGATATTTTAGCAATTTTAGCTTAA
- a CDS encoding phosphatase PAP2 family protein — protein MKPHSNDTYSGVKPFLFFPPLFILAALILFLYNKDALCITKYIQIQKDSFFFINHHLGQYPNLIYNLTQFGDCLVFSSFISILIVYTPKIWESLLSTLIVTLIFSCLLKHLFAVPRPAAVFDNTSFFITGKAICAHNSLPSGHSITIFATLTILMFPFAPKDLKCRILYYFTFIILGSVLAFTRIGVGAHYPLDVVIGSIIGYISGLLGIFISRRYNIWTWINNKKYYPILILIFVICSILLICRIINTNLIIFYLALISLVFSLYKLISLYIKK, from the coding sequence ATGAAACCCCATAGTAATGACACTTATTCAGGAGTTAAACCTTTCTTATTCTTCCCTCCCCTGTTTATCTTAGCCGCACTTATTTTATTTCTGTACAACAAAGACGCTTTGTGTATTACTAAATACATACAGATTCAAAAAGACAGTTTCTTTTTTATCAATCATCATTTGGGACAATATCCAAATCTAATATACAACCTGACCCAGTTTGGAGACTGTTTGGTTTTTTCTTCTTTCATAAGCATTTTAATTGTGTACACTCCTAAAATATGGGAATCTCTACTATCAACCCTAATAGTCACTTTGATATTCTCCTGCCTGCTTAAACACCTATTTGCCGTTCCAAGACCTGCAGCAGTATTTGACAATACCAGTTTTTTCATCACAGGAAAAGCAATTTGCGCCCACAATAGTTTACCATCTGGACATTCCATCACAATTTTTGCGACACTCACTATTTTAATGTTTCCATTTGCACCCAAAGATTTGAAATGTAGAATTTTGTATTATTTCACCTTCATCATCTTAGGATCTGTTCTGGCTTTTACACGAATAGGAGTAGGCGCTCATTACCCGCTAGATGTGGTAATAGGTAGTATTATTGGATATATTTCAGGACTTCTTGGTATTTTTATCAGTAGAAGATATAACATTTGGACCTGGATTAATAATAAAAAATACTACCCCATTCTTATTCTTATATTTGTGATTTGCAGCATTCTATTAATCTGCAGAATAATTAATACTAATTTGATTATCTTTTACTTAGCCCTCATCAGTCTGGTCTTTTCATTATATAAACTTATTAGCCTTTATATTAAAAAATAA
- a CDS encoding DUF4421 domain-containing protein: MKSYFSLLLTFVLPYFCIAQTDTTYIKPFENKASVRTYLSMKFISLQQETNGDIKKFMPNTPMNLGLGISIKNTIIDFSYGQGLSFMKDKEKGRTKALDFQIHNYGRKFIIDLFVQKYRGFYIADDAGKNVQLYPDLKIQQYGAFGQYVFNNKKFSYKAAFMQNEKQLKSAGSFLLGGGVYFSKINSDSSFVYKSKNALRNFQFGVSGGYAYTWAISKRWYTSGSATIGVNVGTERINDFGKQRIEVYPTFFPRVAFGYNKEKWSLGLSYINNVIFSSFSDDNKSNIGLSSGNFQIGAIWRLNTNPFSKREKSE; encoded by the coding sequence ATGAAATCCTACTTTTCGCTACTGCTTACTTTTGTTCTCCCGTATTTTTGCATTGCGCAAACCGACACCACCTACATCAAACCTTTTGAAAACAAAGCTTCCGTAAGGACTTATTTGTCGATGAAATTCATTTCGCTGCAACAGGAAACCAATGGAGACATTAAAAAATTCATGCCCAATACACCGATGAACCTGGGTCTTGGTATCTCTATAAAAAACACCATAATCGATTTTAGTTACGGACAAGGCCTGAGTTTCATGAAAGACAAGGAAAAAGGAAGAACCAAAGCACTCGATTTTCAGATTCACAATTACGGACGAAAGTTCATCATTGATCTTTTCGTTCAAAAATATCGTGGTTTCTATATCGCCGACGATGCCGGCAAAAACGTACAATTATATCCTGATTTAAAAATCCAGCAATATGGAGCCTTTGGACAGTATGTTTTTAATAACAAAAAATTCTCGTACAAAGCTGCTTTTATGCAAAACGAAAAACAATTAAAATCAGCCGGAAGTTTCCTGCTTGGAGGAGGCGTTTATTTTTCGAAAATAAACTCTGATAGTTCTTTTGTATACAAATCTAAAAATGCATTGCGCAACTTTCAATTTGGCGTTAGTGGAGGTTATGCTTATACCTGGGCGATCAGCAAAAGATGGTATACGAGCGGATCGGCAACAATAGGCGTTAATGTTGGTACCGAAAGAATAAACGATTTTGGCAAACAAAGAATAGAAGTGTATCCCACCTTTTTCCCGAGAGTAGCCTTTGGATACAACAAGGAAAAATGGTCACTTGGCTTATCGTATATCAACAATGTCATATTCTCTTCTTTCTCAGACGACAACAAAAGCAACATTGGTTTGTCTTCGGGCAATTTCCAGATTGGTGCCATCTGGAGGTTAAACACCAACCCTTTTTCAAAAAGAGAGAAGTCAGAATAA
- a CDS encoding serine hydrolase domain-containing protein, with amino-acid sequence MKQVFFLSPLVFSLMVLWSNGAAAQEKTKYPDAAQSDPVKMGWMKGFPPPDNKIPRFEDGSFFQFPALRWSVAHMRQFMPTVNVSRGLGTAIPLAENSNKDIDKIKFVPLGETKTMTWEESLQKVYADGVIVMHHGKIVYEKYFGALAADGQHAAMSVTKSFTGTLGILLAKEGLIDTTKTVSYYIPELKESAFGDASVREVMDMTNALQFSEDYADPDAEIWKFSAAGNPLPKPKDYTGAKTYYEYLPTVKKKGFHGDSFGYKTVNSDVLGWIIARVTGKTVAEVLSEKVWRKIGVEQDGYFSVDAIGTPFAGGGFNLGLRDMARFGQLILNNGKVGEQQIISKAAIDDIKKGGNKQAFAKAGYSLLKGWSYRNMWWITHNAHGAFCARGVHGQVIYIDPKADMVIVRFASNPVAGNAANDPYSLPAYEAVAEFLINRK; translated from the coding sequence ATGAAACAAGTCTTTTTTTTGTCTCCATTAGTATTTAGTTTGATGGTTTTGTGGAGCAACGGCGCCGCTGCTCAGGAAAAAACAAAGTATCCGGATGCGGCACAGAGTGATCCGGTAAAGATGGGATGGATGAAAGGTTTTCCGCCACCGGATAATAAGATTCCGCGATTTGAGGACGGAAGCTTTTTTCAGTTTCCGGCTCTTCGATGGAGTGTGGCTCATATGCGTCAGTTTATGCCAACCGTAAATGTTTCGCGTGGATTGGGTACAGCAATACCATTAGCAGAAAACAGCAATAAAGATATTGATAAAATTAAGTTTGTTCCTTTGGGCGAAACAAAAACGATGACTTGGGAAGAGTCTTTGCAAAAAGTCTATGCCGATGGTGTGATTGTGATGCATCACGGGAAAATTGTATACGAAAAGTACTTTGGAGCTTTAGCAGCAGACGGTCAGCATGCGGCCATGTCGGTTACAAAATCGTTTACCGGTACACTTGGTATTCTATTGGCAAAAGAAGGTTTGATCGACACAACAAAAACCGTTTCCTATTATATTCCTGAACTTAAAGAGTCTGCCTTTGGTGATGCTTCTGTGAGAGAGGTGATGGATATGACTAATGCGCTACAGTTTAGCGAGGACTACGCAGATCCTGATGCCGAAATATGGAAGTTTTCGGCAGCCGGAAATCCATTACCAAAACCTAAGGATTATACTGGGGCCAAAACCTATTATGAATATTTGCCAACCGTTAAGAAAAAAGGATTTCACGGAGATAGTTTTGGATATAAAACCGTTAATTCGGATGTTTTGGGGTGGATAATTGCCAGAGTTACCGGGAAAACGGTGGCTGAGGTTCTGTCTGAAAAAGTATGGAGAAAAATAGGAGTGGAGCAAGATGGATATTTTTCTGTAGATGCGATTGGAACGCCTTTTGCAGGAGGTGGTTTTAATCTTGGTTTGAGAGATATGGCACGTTTTGGTCAGCTCATTTTAAACAATGGAAAAGTGGGTGAGCAGCAGATTATTTCTAAAGCGGCAATCGACGACATTAAAAAAGGGGGTAACAAACAAGCGTTTGCCAAGGCCGGATATTCTCTCTTAAAAGGATGGAGTTATAGAAATATGTGGTGGATTACTCATAATGCGCATGGAGCGTTTTGTGCACGTGGCGTACATGGACAAGTTATTTACATCGATCCGAAAGCTGATATGGTCATTGTGCGTTTTGCGTCTAACCCAGTTGCGGGTAACGCTGCAAATGATCCATATTCTTTACCGGCTTATGAGGCTGTAGCGGAATTTTTGATAAATCGCAAGTAG
- a CDS encoding tetratricopeptide repeat protein, whose protein sequence is MKKFLLLSFLMITCATWAQSATGYFDKAIKKAEAGNTKGAISDYTKAISMNSKFVEAYQNRGVAKLKLNDLKGALADFSKTIDLDSMNADAFTGRANVNYKLMNFKEAVADCTSSLGLNPKDYIAYNLRALAYNKMGDQKNACKDFTKAIELGSQSAIKNKATFCK, encoded by the coding sequence ATGAAAAAATTTTTATTACTATCATTTCTTATGATCACTTGTGCTACCTGGGCACAATCAGCAACCGGCTATTTTGACAAGGCCATAAAAAAAGCCGAAGCAGGCAACACTAAAGGAGCAATTTCCGATTACACAAAAGCCATCAGCATGAATTCAAAATTTGTAGAGGCTTACCAAAATCGCGGTGTTGCAAAACTAAAACTCAACGACCTCAAGGGTGCCCTTGCTGATTTTAGCAAAACCATCGATCTTGACAGCATGAATGCCGATGCTTTTACCGGAAGAGCCAACGTGAACTACAAGTTAATGAATTTCAAAGAGGCTGTTGCAGACTGTACTTCCTCTCTGGGTTTGAACCCAAAAGATTATATCGCTTACAACCTGAGAGCTTTGGCTTACAACAAAATGGGCGACCAAAAAAATGCCTGCAAAGACTTCACAAAAGCAATTGAATTAGGCAGCCAGAGTGCTATCAAAAACAAAGCAACTTTTTGCAAATAG
- a CDS encoding ion channel yields the protein MALLKKINQKAQADINSGFGPNANSYGNRFVNKNGTPNVEKRGMHLLRRISWYHTMIDMPNWKFMLILFSFYIGINFIFAIAYYAIGIQHLDGIKQSESVLTQFGQAYFFSAQTFTTVGYGHISPTGFLTSALSAAEALIGLLSFAIATGLFFGRFSKPTAFLKFADHALISPYRDKRGLMVRLVPFKNTNFTDATAKMTLGLSMEENGVKTNKFYSLDLELERINALSLSWTLVHPITENSPLYNFTQEDFKKVHGEILVFITTFDDMYSNTVAARTSYTFDEVIYGAKFETMYNRSKDGSKTILHLDKLNDYQSVSLS from the coding sequence ATGGCGCTTCTCAAAAAAATAAACCAAAAAGCTCAAGCCGATATCAATTCCGGTTTCGGACCAAATGCAAACAGCTACGGAAATCGTTTTGTAAACAAAAACGGAACTCCTAATGTCGAAAAAAGAGGAATGCACCTGCTGCGCCGCATTAGCTGGTACCACACCATGATCGACATGCCAAACTGGAAATTCATGCTTATTTTGTTTTCTTTTTACATTGGCATCAATTTTATTTTTGCAATTGCCTATTATGCCATCGGAATTCAGCATCTTGACGGGATCAAACAATCGGAAAGTGTACTGACGCAGTTTGGACAGGCTTACTTTTTTAGCGCGCAGACTTTTACTACTGTGGGTTACGGACACATTAGTCCCACCGGTTTTTTGACAAGCGCCCTTTCGGCTGCCGAAGCTCTGATTGGATTATTAAGTTTCGCCATAGCCACAGGTTTGTTCTTTGGAAGATTTAGCAAGCCGACTGCTTTTTTAAAATTTGCCGACCACGCCTTAATTTCGCCTTACCGGGATAAAAGAGGTCTGATGGTACGTCTTGTTCCTTTTAAAAATACCAATTTTACAGATGCAACAGCCAAAATGACACTGGGATTAAGTATGGAAGAAAACGGTGTGAAAACCAATAAATTCTACAGCTTAGATCTGGAACTGGAACGAATAAATGCCCTTTCGTTAAGCTGGACGCTGGTGCATCCCATAACAGAAAATAGTCCTTTGTACAATTTTACTCAGGAAGATTTTAAAAAAGTACACGGTGAAATATTAGTTTTCATTACCACTTTTGACGATATGTACAGCAATACCGTTGCAGCACGAACGTCCTATACTTTTGACGAAGTGATTTACGGAGCCAAATTTGAAACGATGTACAACAGAAGTAAAGATGGCTCTAAAACGATCCTTCATTTAGACAAATTAAACGATTACCAATCGGTAAGCCTCTCATAA
- a CDS encoding MerR family transcriptional regulator, with product MINNIKTVFSIKDLENLSGIKAHTIRIWEKRYNILEPMRTDTNIRLYNLQNLQKLLNITLLHEYGYKISKIATYPEEKIPQLVREIISKKNSQNYAITSFKMAMMNFDQEIFFNTFDWLISEKSFREVFKDHFLPLLKELGLLWQSETITPANEHFMSHLIKQKILIYTESLQILKPTKTNRIFVLSLPLNEIHKIGLLYLQYEILLNGYKTIYLGESMPIENLQDLTKHFENITFVSFMTIQPDRNVINQYVKSMGQKLLQKNNEIWLMGNMVEHIDQKVLSERIRVFDSMEETISML from the coding sequence ATGATAAACAACATTAAAACTGTTTTCAGCATAAAAGATCTTGAAAACTTATCCGGCATAAAAGCGCATACCATTCGTATCTGGGAAAAAAGATACAATATCTTAGAGCCCATGCGCACTGACACCAATATCAGGCTTTACAATTTGCAAAATCTGCAAAAACTCTTAAACATAACATTATTACACGAATACGGTTATAAAATATCTAAAATAGCGACCTATCCCGAAGAAAAAATTCCACAACTGGTTCGCGAAATCATCTCCAAGAAAAACTCACAGAATTACGCCATTACTTCCTTCAAGATGGCAATGATGAATTTTGATCAGGAAATCTTCTTCAATACTTTTGACTGGCTTATTTCGGAAAAATCCTTTCGGGAAGTTTTCAAAGACCATTTTCTTCCTTTACTAAAAGAATTAGGATTATTATGGCAATCCGAAACCATCACTCCGGCCAATGAACATTTCATGAGTCACCTCATCAAGCAGAAAATCTTAATTTATACCGAGAGCCTTCAAATTCTAAAACCAACTAAAACCAACAGGATTTTTGTACTATCGCTCCCTCTGAATGAAATTCATAAAATAGGGTTACTCTATCTGCAATACGAGATTCTATTAAATGGATACAAAACCATCTATTTGGGCGAAAGTATGCCCATCGAAAACCTGCAGGATTTAACCAAGCATTTTGAAAACATTACGTTTGTATCTTTCATGACTATTCAGCCCGATCGCAACGTAATCAATCAGTATGTAAAATCGATGGGACAAAAATTACTTCAAAAAAACAACGAAATCTGGCTTATGGGTAATATGGTTGAGCATATCGACCAGAAGGTTTTATCGGAAAGAATACGCGTTTTCGATTCAATGGAAGAAACAATCAGTATGCTGTAA
- a CDS encoding phytoene desaturase family protein: MKKTIAIIGSGFSSLAASCYLAQQGNTVTIYEKNETIGGRARQYKKDGFTFDMGPSWYWMPDVFERFFRDFDKTPSDYYELIKLNPAYRVYFGLNDFITISDNLEEIKNTFEEIETGSGKKLENFIRQAQSNYDIAIKELVYRPGVSALELITPETTLKLNQFFSTVSADIRKQFTNQKLIQILEFPVLFLGAKPAKTPSFYNFMNYADFGLGTWHPKTGMYDVVRGIEKLALELGVTIKTNYAIEKIVVTNKTATALLIDGKTIEADVILSGADYHHTETLLDTEHRVYSEKYWESRTFAPSSLLFFVGFDKKIANVTHHSLFFDVDFNQHAADIYDNPKWPDEPLFYANFPSKTDLSAAPLGMESGFFLIPLAPGIQDNEALREKYFEKIITRFEQVTHQQIKNSIIFKRSFCKNDFVDDYNAYKGNAYGMANTLLQTAFLRPKLKSKKVRNLYFTGQLTVPGPGVPPALISGKLAAELIQKSFRS, translated from the coding sequence ATGAAGAAAACAATAGCAATAATAGGATCGGGCTTCTCTTCTTTAGCCGCTTCGTGTTACCTTGCACAGCAAGGCAATACAGTCACGATTTATGAAAAAAACGAGACTATTGGCGGCAGAGCCAGACAATATAAAAAAGACGGCTTTACTTTCGACATGGGACCAAGCTGGTATTGGATGCCGGATGTTTTCGAACGTTTCTTTCGGGACTTCGACAAAACCCCGTCTGATTATTACGAACTCATCAAACTCAATCCGGCTTACAGGGTGTATTTTGGTCTAAATGATTTCATTACGATTTCAGATAATTTAGAAGAAATAAAAAACACCTTCGAAGAAATTGAAACCGGCAGCGGTAAAAAACTCGAAAACTTCATCCGCCAGGCCCAAAGCAATTATGACATTGCTATTAAAGAGTTGGTCTATCGCCCCGGAGTTTCGGCACTCGAATTAATTACACCCGAGACTACTTTAAAACTGAATCAGTTTTTCAGCACGGTAAGTGCCGATATCCGAAAACAATTCACGAATCAAAAGCTAATACAAATTCTTGAATTTCCCGTTTTATTCTTAGGAGCAAAACCTGCCAAAACACCGTCATTTTACAATTTTATGAATTATGCCGATTTTGGTTTAGGAACCTGGCATCCCAAAACCGGAATGTACGATGTCGTACGCGGAATCGAAAAACTGGCCCTGGAATTAGGAGTAACGATCAAAACCAACTACGCGATTGAAAAGATTGTCGTTACAAACAAAACAGCAACAGCGCTTTTAATTGATGGAAAAACGATAGAGGCGGATGTCATTTTAAGTGGCGCCGACTATCACCATACCGAGACTTTACTGGACACTGAACATCGCGTTTATTCTGAAAAATATTGGGAGAGCCGAACTTTTGCTCCCTCATCTCTTTTATTTTTTGTGGGATTTGATAAAAAAATAGCCAACGTCACCCATCACTCTTTGTTTTTTGATGTTGATTTTAACCAGCATGCCGCTGACATTTACGACAATCCGAAATGGCCCGACGAACCACTATTTTATGCCAACTTCCCTTCTAAAACAGATCTGTCTGCTGCACCACTAGGAATGGAAAGCGGTTTTTTTCTCATTCCGTTAGCACCCGGAATACAAGATAACGAGGCACTTCGTGAAAAGTATTTTGAAAAAATAATCACGAGATTTGAACAAGTGACCCATCAACAAATAAAAAATAGCATTATATTTAAGAGATCATTTTGTAAGAATGATTTTGTTGACGATTACAATGCCTATAAAGGAAATGCGTACGGAATGGCCAATACATTATTGCAAACTGCTTTTCTGAGGCCAAAACTAAAAAGTAAAAAAGTTCGTAATTTATATTTCACGGGGCAATTAACTGTTCCCGGTCCAGGTGTTCCGCCTGCTTTAATTTCAGGAAAACTAGCAGCTGAATTAATTCAAAAATCTTTTAGATCTTAA
- a CDS encoding phytoene/squalene synthase family protein — protein MKSLFDTVSFKCSKLVTQSYSTSFSLAVKMLAPGIRDAIYSIYGFVRFADEIVDSFHDFEKEGLIGDFEKEYYKAMEKGISLNPILNSFQHTVKQYNITDDLIQAFLKSMKLDLIKSNYPTQTEYEEYIYGSADVVGLMCLKVFVKGNEQKYEQLKNEATRLGSAFQKVNFLRDLKEDNLVLNRNYFPGVNLNSFDEEAKNTIIAEIEEDFRIAYQGIVKLPIEAKFGVYTAYIYYRKLLQKLKNTPYYEIGNSRIRVSNYTKAGLLAQSFVTYKLKLV, from the coding sequence ATGAAATCACTATTCGACACTGTTTCTTTCAAATGCAGCAAACTGGTTACGCAAAGCTACAGTACCTCGTTTTCGCTGGCGGTCAAAATGTTGGCGCCGGGTATTCGTGATGCGATTTACAGCATTTACGGATTTGTACGCTTTGCCGACGAAATTGTCGATTCTTTTCATGATTTTGAGAAAGAAGGTCTTATTGGAGATTTCGAAAAAGAATATTATAAAGCGATGGAAAAGGGAATTAGTCTTAACCCTATTCTTAACTCTTTTCAGCATACCGTAAAACAGTATAACATTACTGACGATCTGATTCAGGCATTTTTAAAAAGCATGAAACTCGATCTTATCAAATCCAATTATCCAACGCAAACCGAGTATGAAGAATACATTTATGGCTCGGCAGATGTGGTAGGTTTAATGTGCCTGAAGGTTTTTGTAAAAGGAAACGAACAAAAATACGAACAACTCAAAAATGAAGCAACCCGACTGGGATCAGCCTTTCAGAAAGTTAATTTTCTGAGAGACCTGAAAGAAGATAATTTGGTTTTAAACCGAAATTATTTCCCGGGTGTAAATTTAAATTCCTTTGACGAAGAAGCAAAAAACACCATAATCGCCGAAATTGAGGAAGATTTCAGAATCGCGTATCAGGGTATTGTAAAACTGCCTATTGAAGCCAAATTTGGCGTTTATACCGCTTACATTTATTACAGGAAACTGCTTCAAAAGCTTAAAAATACACCCTATTATGAAATTGGAAATTCGAGAATCAGGGTTTCTAATTATACGAAAGCCGGGCTTTTAGCACAATCTTTTGTAACGTATAAATTAAAATTAGTTTAA